A segment of the Leptolyngbya sp. CCY15150 genome:
CTGCAGAGGGCGATCGCTCCGCTGTTGATCATAGGATTACGTGGAAAGCCCCGATCGGCTTCGAGCTGGGCCAGGGAATTGTAGGCATGGTCGGAGGGCTGAATGCCCACACTGCGCAGCACCGATTCTGCGCCAACCTGCTCTAGGGCATAGAGCAAGATAAATGGCTTCATCACACTCATCAACGCAAATGGCAGGGGGCGATCGCCTACTTGTATGGTCTGCCCCGTAATCGTCAACAGGTGAACGGAAAATCCATCGGGATTTGCCTGGCCCAACGCGGGAATATAGGTGGGTAATTGCCCCGACTGCGTATGCTGCTGGGCGTTGTTTGCCAAAGACTCAAGCGCATCTACCGAAACCAAATCTAATGGAATCACAGTTGCCCTTTCCTAATTGGTTTTGCTAAGTAGGTGGACTCAATTCACGGAAGCTGGCCGGGTTTCGACTCCGCCCAACCCTCTTCTCATCAAGATTTGAGGAGCAGGGAAACCTGGATCTACGAGCGGCGAATGTTCAGACAACACCAGTCTTTGCGCCGCCAAAGCGTGGCCACAATCCAACCATGTTGCTCTAGGGTATCGGCCACGGGCTTCGCTTGCTCAATCAGCAATCCACTGAGCACCCCCCAGGTACTTGGCTTAGCAATGTCCCCCATCATGGGAATCAAGTCGAGAATCACCTCGGCCAAGATGTTGCATAAAATGCCGTCCACTGGCTCCGTCAATTGGGCAAGCAAGTCCGACAAACTGCCCTTTTGCACCATCAACTGATGTTTGGAAATATGGTTCATATCTCGATTGGTGCGCGTTGAGCGTACGGCCAGGGGATCGGTATCGACCGCGTAGATATGGGCAGCTCCCATCAAAGCCGCCGCAATCGACAGGATGCCCGACCCGCAGCCGATATCAGCAATCACCAAATTATCGCCACCTTCGGGCGTGGTGGCGGTAGCGCCCAAGCGCATTTCCAGCGCTTCTAAGCAAAGCTGAGTGGTGGCATGGGCACCGGTGCCAAAGGCGGCCCCAGGGTCTAGCTTGAGAATCAGGCGATCGCTGTTGGTGGGTGGCTCTATCCAGGATGGATTGATTAAGAGGCGATCGCCAATTTCTTGGGGATGCCAGTAGGTTTTCCAACTGCTGGCCCAGTCTTCTTCATCAATCAGTTGCCAGCGCACCGTGGGCGTGGGCAAACCGGTAAAGGTAGCATCCTGCTGCAGCCAAATGGACAGCGCCGACAGATCTAAAAGCTGGGCTTCAAACTGAGGCAAATAGGCTTTCATCAAACAGTTGCTGCCGTTGGTCTCACTAGACGTACCTCGGCACCCAAACTTTTCCAGCCGCCAGAAGACTAGCTCCTCGGCATTTGCATCGCATAAAACTTGAATTTCCCACCAGCTATTGACCAAGACAACTGTCCCTCATATTGGACGATGAAACTGCCCTCTACCCTATGATGATGCTCAGAACCCACCTCACAGAGTAGGGGGTAATTCAACCCTTAGGTCTAATCCTGTGGCCGATCTTAATGATTGGGGCTCACCGACATATCACCGCAGGGATCCCAGCCCACCCGACCGAAGCAGCGATCGCTCTGCCGCCCATCTGAGCCAAGCTAGAGAGCGATCGCTCTGAGGTCTAGGTATTGGCACCCAAGGCCACGGTGTAGGCCTCACGAATGCCTGGCACCTTGGTGATCTCTGCCAAAATTCCATCCGGCAGGGGATCATCAATGCTCAAGACCATCACCGCATCACCACGGACAATCTTCCGTCCCACCTGCATACTGGCAATATTGACATTGAAACTACCCAAGAGGGATCCAATTTTGCCAATAATGCCCGGCATATCGCGGTGCAGGGTGAACAGCATATAGCGATTGGGCGGCACATTTACCGGGAAGCCATCAATGTTGGTGATCCGGATTTCGCCGTCGCCCAAAATCACGCCGGTGACGGAATGGCTGCCCATGGAACCCTTAGCTTCCAGCATCAACGATCCCGTGTAGTCTTTCACCGAGGCATCTCGGGTTTCGATGACGTGAATTCCCCGTTCCTTGGCTTCGATGGTGGCGTTCACATAGTTCACCCGCTCCTGCAGCGCATGGGAGAGCAACCCCTTAAGGGCCGCAATCACCAAGGGCTGACTTTCGTTGACCGCTAGATCACCCTGCAAGCGAATATTGAGGGACTCGATGCGTCCGCCAGCCATTTGGCTGACCAAGTTGCCCAAGGTTTCCGCCAAGGCCAAGTAGGGGCGCAGTTTTTCCAAGAGATCAGGGCGCAGGCCAGGAATATTCACCGCCGATCGCGCCGGC
Coding sequences within it:
- the prmA gene encoding 50S ribosomal protein L11 methyltransferase, with translation MVNSWWEIQVLCDANAEELVFWRLEKFGCRGTSSETNGSNCLMKAYLPQFEAQLLDLSALSIWLQQDATFTGLPTPTVRWQLIDEEDWASSWKTYWHPQEIGDRLLINPSWIEPPTNSDRLILKLDPGAAFGTGAHATTQLCLEALEMRLGATATTPEGGDNLVIADIGCGSGILSIAAALMGAAHIYAVDTDPLAVRSTRTNRDMNHISKHQLMVQKGSLSDLLAQLTEPVDGILCNILAEVILDLIPMMGDIAKPSTWGVLSGLLIEQAKPVADTLEQHGWIVATLWRRKDWCCLNIRRS